One region of Eupeodes corollae chromosome 1, idEupCoro1.1, whole genome shotgun sequence genomic DNA includes:
- the LOC129943037 gene encoding uncharacterized protein LOC129943037 isoform X2 has product MRLVITLRYLATGESQQSLGICYKCSASVVHNILFETTEVITRAFWKKVFPSLENTTFLRVAKGFEDKWNFPNCIGALDGKHIMIQSPQHSGSEFFNYKKHYSIVLMALCDADYAFLMCDVGAAGRQSDGGIFKNSEFGKKFYSNSIQIPPPRDVTDNFQCVPYVIVADDAFTLTENMLKPYSKRNLTVEERIFNYRLSRARRVIENSFGILVAKWRIFRTSINAGLSLIEQIVQCCVCLHNWLRHHKGNQYIEPGLIDLDIEGRETRGSWRLESTNMERLRPLTGNSATAAKLLRNRFAKQCERI; this is encoded by the exons ATGCGCTTAGTCATTACTCTTCG TTATTTGGCAACTGGGGAATCTCAACAGAGCTTAGGGATTTGTTACAAGTGTTCGGCTTCTGTCGTTCATAATATTCTTTTCGAAACAACTGAAGTCATCACTAGAGCTTTTTGGAAAAAGGTTTTTCCAAGTTTGGAAAACACTACTTTCTTAAGAGTAGCAAAGGGCTTCGAAGATAAGTGGAACTTCCCAAATTGCATAGGCGCCCTCGATGGAAAACATATTATGATTCAGTCTCCACAACACTCTGGGTCAGAGTTTTTTAACTACAAGAAACACTACTCAATAGTTTTAATGGCATTGTGCGATGCCGATTATGCATTCTTGATGTGTGACGTAGGAGCGGCAGGAAGGCAGAGTGATGGTGGAATATTTAAGAACTCTGAGTTCGGAAAAAAGTTTTACTCCAACTCCATACA GATTCCGCCGCCCCGAGATGTTACGGACAATTTTCAATGTGTTCCCTACGTCATTGTAGCCGACGATGCCTTCACATTAACAGAAAACATGTTGAAGCCATACAGCAAGAGGAACCTTACTGTGGAAGAAAGAATTTTCAACTATCGTCTGAGCAGAGCCAGAAGAGTAATCGAAAACTCTTTCGGAATTCTTGTTGCGAAATGGAGGATTTTCCGTACGTCGATTAATGCTGGCTTGAGTCTTATTGAACAAATTGTTCAATGTTGCGTCTGCCTACATAACTGGCTACGGCACCACAAGGGGAACCAGTATATCGAACCTGGTTTAATCGATCTGGATATTGAAGGCAGAGAAACAAGAGGAAGTTGGAGATTAGAGTCTACTAATATGGAACGTCTTCGCCCACTTACAGGGAActcagcaacagcagcaaagCTACTACGAAACAGGTTCGCAAAGCAATGTGAAAGGATATAA
- the LOC129943037 gene encoding uncharacterized protein LOC129943037 isoform X1, translated as MLTLLIFYSYLATGESQQSLGICYKCSASVVHNILFETTEVITRAFWKKVFPSLENTTFLRVAKGFEDKWNFPNCIGALDGKHIMIQSPQHSGSEFFNYKKHYSIVLMALCDADYAFLMCDVGAAGRQSDGGIFKNSEFGKKFYSNSIQIPPPRDVTDNFQCVPYVIVADDAFTLTENMLKPYSKRNLTVEERIFNYRLSRARRVIENSFGILVAKWRIFRTSINAGLSLIEQIVQCCVCLHNWLRHHKGNQYIEPGLIDLDIEGRETRGSWRLESTNMERLRPLTGNSATAAKLLRNRFAKQCERI; from the exons ATGCTTACTTTGCTCATTTTCTATAGTTATTTGGCAACTGGGGAATCTCAACAGAGCTTAGGGATTTGTTACAAGTGTTCGGCTTCTGTCGTTCATAATATTCTTTTCGAAACAACTGAAGTCATCACTAGAGCTTTTTGGAAAAAGGTTTTTCCAAGTTTGGAAAACACTACTTTCTTAAGAGTAGCAAAGGGCTTCGAAGATAAGTGGAACTTCCCAAATTGCATAGGCGCCCTCGATGGAAAACATATTATGATTCAGTCTCCACAACACTCTGGGTCAGAGTTTTTTAACTACAAGAAACACTACTCAATAGTTTTAATGGCATTGTGCGATGCCGATTATGCATTCTTGATGTGTGACGTAGGAGCGGCAGGAAGGCAGAGTGATGGTGGAATATTTAAGAACTCTGAGTTCGGAAAAAAGTTTTACTCCAACTCCATACA GATTCCGCCGCCCCGAGATGTTACGGACAATTTTCAATGTGTTCCCTACGTCATTGTAGCCGACGATGCCTTCACATTAACAGAAAACATGTTGAAGCCATACAGCAAGAGGAACCTTACTGTGGAAGAAAGAATTTTCAACTATCGTCTGAGCAGAGCCAGAAGAGTAATCGAAAACTCTTTCGGAATTCTTGTTGCGAAATGGAGGATTTTCCGTACGTCGATTAATGCTGGCTTGAGTCTTATTGAACAAATTGTTCAATGTTGCGTCTGCCTACATAACTGGCTACGGCACCACAAGGGGAACCAGTATATCGAACCTGGTTTAATCGATCTGGATATTGAAGGCAGAGAAACAAGAGGAAGTTGGAGATTAGAGTCTACTAATATGGAACGTCTTCGCCCACTTACAGGGAActcagcaacagcagcaaagCTACTACGAAACAGGTTCGCAAAGCAATGTGAAAGGATATAA
- the LOC129943039 gene encoding uncharacterized protein LOC129943039 isoform X7, giving the protein MDDDFTDYEVLHNYYEDEEEFASPTPSPFPEPVANSWEVSQVQEKDQRSFPEEKTDSSNQVQQKLQSEAISLLKEINKPREEKTYATLTCELVRQDMESLPDSEQRALRKELFELVDRFVARNRDRGADIILCLKKAFCENHTHLWI; this is encoded by the exons ATGGACGATg ATTTCACGGACTACGAAGTTCTACATAATTATTATGAGGATGAAGAAGAATTTGCCTCACCAACTCCTTCACCTTTTCCCGAACCAGTTGCCAATTCCTGGGAAGTTTCACAAGTCCAGGAGAAAGACCAGAGATCATTTCCCGAAGAAAAAACAG ATTCTTCTAATCAAGTTCAACAAAAGCTCCAGTCGGAAGCGATTTCTCTATTAAAAGAGATAAACAAACCTAGAGAAGAAAAGACATACGCAACTCTGACGTGTGAACTTGTGCGACAGGATATGGAGTCCTTGCCGGATTCAGAGCAGCGTGCTTTACGCAAAGAACTCTTTGAACTGGTCGATCGATTCGTTGCCCGAAATCGTGATCGAGGTGCAgacattattttatgtttaaaaaaagctttctgtGAAAACCATACACATttatggatttaa
- the LOC129943039 gene encoding uncharacterized protein LOC129943039 isoform X4 produces the protein MDDDFTDYEVLHNYYEDEEEFASPTPSPFPEPVANSWEVSQVQEKDQRSFPEEKTELLIETIKKYPSLWNIKDKNYRNRVERNSDWTKVLVEIDSSNQVQQKLQSEAISLLKEINKPREEKTYATLTCELVRQDMESLPDSEQRALRKELFELVDRFVARNRDRGADIILCLKKAFCENHTHLWI, from the exons ATGGACGATg ATTTCACGGACTACGAAGTTCTACATAATTATTATGAGGATGAAGAAGAATTTGCCTCACCAACTCCTTCACCTTTTCCCGAACCAGTTGCCAATTCCTGGGAAGTTTCACAAGTCCAGGAGAAAGACCAGAGATCATTTCCCGAAGAAAAAACAG aACTCTTAATTGAGACAATAAAAAAGTACCCCTCTCTCTGGAATATAAAGGATAAAAATTATCGGAATCGTGTCGAAAGGAACAGTGACTGGACTAAAGTATTGGTTGAAATCG ATTCTTCTAATCAAGTTCAACAAAAGCTCCAGTCGGAAGCGATTTCTCTATTAAAAGAGATAAACAAACCTAGAGAAGAAAAGACATACGCAACTCTGACGTGTGAACTTGTGCGACAGGATATGGAGTCCTTGCCGGATTCAGAGCAGCGTGCTTTACGCAAAGAACTCTTTGAACTGGTCGATCGATTCGTTGCCCGAAATCGTGATCGAGGTGCAgacattattttatgtttaaaaaaagctttctgtGAAAACCATACACATttatggatttaa
- the LOC129943039 gene encoding uncharacterized protein LOC129943039 isoform X1, translating to MISRTTKFYIIIMRMKKNLPHQLLHLFPNQLPIPGKFHKSRRKTRDHFPKKKQKNWEQPDQTPNPLVTCSAKADKMVWNFELLIETIKKYPSLWNIKDKNYRNRVERNSDWTKVLVEIDSSNQVQQKLQSEAISLLKEINKPREEKTYATLTCELVRQDMESLPDSEQRALRKELFELVDRFVARNRDRGADIILCLKKAFCENHTHLWI from the exons ATg ATTTCACGGACTACGAAGTTCTACATAATTATTATGAGGATGAAGAAGAATTTGCCTCACCAACTCCTTCACCTTTTCCCGAACCAGTTGCCAATTCCTGGGAAGTTTCACAAGTCCAGGAGAAAGACCAGAGATCATTTCCCGAAGAAAAAACAG AAGAATTGGGAACAACCTGACCAGACACCAAATCCACTTGTAACCTGCAGCGCAAAAGCAGATAAAATGGTTTGGAATTTTG aACTCTTAATTGAGACAATAAAAAAGTACCCCTCTCTCTGGAATATAAAGGATAAAAATTATCGGAATCGTGTCGAAAGGAACAGTGACTGGACTAAAGTATTGGTTGAAATCG ATTCTTCTAATCAAGTTCAACAAAAGCTCCAGTCGGAAGCGATTTCTCTATTAAAAGAGATAAACAAACCTAGAGAAGAAAAGACATACGCAACTCTGACGTGTGAACTTGTGCGACAGGATATGGAGTCCTTGCCGGATTCAGAGCAGCGTGCTTTACGCAAAGAACTCTTTGAACTGGTCGATCGATTCGTTGCCCGAAATCGTGATCGAGGTGCAgacattattttatgtttaaaaaaagctttctgtGAAAACCATACACATttatggatttaa
- the LOC129943039 gene encoding uncharacterized protein LOC129943039 isoform X2 — protein sequence MISRTTKFYIIIMRMKKNLPHQLLHLFPNQLPIPGKFHKSRRKTRDHFPKKKQNWEQPDQTPNPLVTCSAKADKMVWNFELLIETIKKYPSLWNIKDKNYRNRVERNSDWTKVLVEIDSSNQVQQKLQSEAISLLKEINKPREEKTYATLTCELVRQDMESLPDSEQRALRKELFELVDRFVARNRDRGADIILCLKKAFCENHTHLWI from the exons ATg ATTTCACGGACTACGAAGTTCTACATAATTATTATGAGGATGAAGAAGAATTTGCCTCACCAACTCCTTCACCTTTTCCCGAACCAGTTGCCAATTCCTGGGAAGTTTCACAAGTCCAGGAGAAAGACCAGAGATCATTTCCCGAAGAAAAAACAG AATTGGGAACAACCTGACCAGACACCAAATCCACTTGTAACCTGCAGCGCAAAAGCAGATAAAATGGTTTGGAATTTTG aACTCTTAATTGAGACAATAAAAAAGTACCCCTCTCTCTGGAATATAAAGGATAAAAATTATCGGAATCGTGTCGAAAGGAACAGTGACTGGACTAAAGTATTGGTTGAAATCG ATTCTTCTAATCAAGTTCAACAAAAGCTCCAGTCGGAAGCGATTTCTCTATTAAAAGAGATAAACAAACCTAGAGAAGAAAAGACATACGCAACTCTGACGTGTGAACTTGTGCGACAGGATATGGAGTCCTTGCCGGATTCAGAGCAGCGTGCTTTACGCAAAGAACTCTTTGAACTGGTCGATCGATTCGTTGCCCGAAATCGTGATCGAGGTGCAgacattattttatgtttaaaaaaagctttctgtGAAAACCATACACATttatggatttaa
- the LOC129943039 gene encoding uncharacterized protein LOC129943039 isoform X5, whose translation MISRTTKFYIIIMRMKKNLPHQLLHLFPNQLPIPGKFHKSRRKTRDHFPKKKQKNWEQPDQTPNPLVTCSAKADKMVWNFDSSNQVQQKLQSEAISLLKEINKPREEKTYATLTCELVRQDMESLPDSEQRALRKELFELVDRFVARNRDRGADIILCLKKAFCENHTHLWI comes from the exons ATg ATTTCACGGACTACGAAGTTCTACATAATTATTATGAGGATGAAGAAGAATTTGCCTCACCAACTCCTTCACCTTTTCCCGAACCAGTTGCCAATTCCTGGGAAGTTTCACAAGTCCAGGAGAAAGACCAGAGATCATTTCCCGAAGAAAAAACAG AAGAATTGGGAACAACCTGACCAGACACCAAATCCACTTGTAACCTGCAGCGCAAAAGCAGATAAAATGGTTTGGAATTTTG ATTCTTCTAATCAAGTTCAACAAAAGCTCCAGTCGGAAGCGATTTCTCTATTAAAAGAGATAAACAAACCTAGAGAAGAAAAGACATACGCAACTCTGACGTGTGAACTTGTGCGACAGGATATGGAGTCCTTGCCGGATTCAGAGCAGCGTGCTTTACGCAAAGAACTCTTTGAACTGGTCGATCGATTCGTTGCCCGAAATCGTGATCGAGGTGCAgacattattttatgtttaaaaaaagctttctgtGAAAACCATACACATttatggatttaa
- the LOC129943039 gene encoding uncharacterized protein LOC129943039 isoform X6, giving the protein MDDDFTDYEVLHNYYEDEEEFASPTPSPFPEPVANSWEVSQVQEKDQRSFPEEKTELLIETIKKYPSLWNIKDKNYRNRVERNSDWTKVLVEIGLTHNHKECTRKRWDSIKTNYTRSKNIPSGSGAQKKYRHAILLAFLDDTQTPRATKTVMNEGRVNKVVEGKKVSY; this is encoded by the exons ATGGACGATg ATTTCACGGACTACGAAGTTCTACATAATTATTATGAGGATGAAGAAGAATTTGCCTCACCAACTCCTTCACCTTTTCCCGAACCAGTTGCCAATTCCTGGGAAGTTTCACAAGTCCAGGAGAAAGACCAGAGATCATTTCCCGAAGAAAAAACAG aACTCTTAATTGAGACAATAAAAAAGTACCCCTCTCTCTGGAATATAAAGGATAAAAATTATCGGAATCGTGTCGAAAGGAACAGTGACTGGACTAAAGTATTGGTTGAAATCG gaTTAACTCACAACCATAAGgaatgcactagaaaaagatgggATTCCATTAAAACTAATTACACCCGTTCAAAAAACATTCCGAGTGGATCAGGGGCGCAAAAAAAATACAGGCATGCGATTCTGCTTGCATTCCTTGATGACACTCAAACACCAAGAGC GACAAAAACTGTAATGAATGAGGGAAGGGTAAACAAGGTGGTCGAAGGAAAAAAAGTAAGttattaa
- the LOC129943039 gene encoding uncharacterized protein LOC129943039 isoform X3, which yields MISRTTKFYIIIMRMKKNLPHQLLHLFPNQLPIPGKFHKSRRKTRDHFPKKKQKNWEQPDQTPNPLVTCSAKADKMVWNFELLIETIKKYPSLWNIKDKNYRNRVERNSDWTKVLVEIGLTHNHKECTRKRWDSIKTNYTRSKNIPSGSGAQKKYRHAILLAFLDDTQTPRATKTVMNEGRVNKVVEGKKVSY from the exons ATg ATTTCACGGACTACGAAGTTCTACATAATTATTATGAGGATGAAGAAGAATTTGCCTCACCAACTCCTTCACCTTTTCCCGAACCAGTTGCCAATTCCTGGGAAGTTTCACAAGTCCAGGAGAAAGACCAGAGATCATTTCCCGAAGAAAAAACAG AAGAATTGGGAACAACCTGACCAGACACCAAATCCACTTGTAACCTGCAGCGCAAAAGCAGATAAAATGGTTTGGAATTTTG aACTCTTAATTGAGACAATAAAAAAGTACCCCTCTCTCTGGAATATAAAGGATAAAAATTATCGGAATCGTGTCGAAAGGAACAGTGACTGGACTAAAGTATTGGTTGAAATCG gaTTAACTCACAACCATAAGgaatgcactagaaaaagatgggATTCCATTAAAACTAATTACACCCGTTCAAAAAACATTCCGAGTGGATCAGGGGCGCAAAAAAAATACAGGCATGCGATTCTGCTTGCATTCCTTGATGACACTCAAACACCAAGAGC GACAAAAACTGTAATGAATGAGGGAAGGGTAAACAAGGTGGTCGAAGGAAAAAAAGTAAGttattaa